The candidate division WOR-3 bacterium genome includes a window with the following:
- a CDS encoding DUF2283 domain-containing protein, which produces YDKDGNIVGFEILNASKRVENPRSLEYAIA; this is translated from the coding sequence ATTATGACAAGGATGGTAACATCGTCGGGTTTGAGATTCTTAATGCCTCCAAGCGGGTAGAAAACCCCCGGTCGTTGGAGTATGCGATAGCGTGA